In Lotus japonicus ecotype B-129 chromosome 5, LjGifu_v1.2, one genomic interval encodes:
- the LOC130720630 gene encoding uncharacterized protein LOC130720630, with amino-acid sequence MVVQPWERKGVATGSSSSNDPNPNAAAEELRPACWKRNRSSPKPQCLLPHAGFSQSNSTTYLHCNISPPEKDTFQFCSKQLQQIFWIQDSAPNNKDPMISNLMWMPFRVSNKQLSAKCRQNGV; translated from the exons atggtggtgcaGCCATGGGAGAGAAAGGGAGTGGCCACTggttcctcctcctccaacgaCCCCAACCCTAACGCAGCAGCAGAGGAGTTAAGACCAGCTTGCTGGAAAAGGAACCG CTCCTCACCGAAGCCACAATGTCTACTACCTCACGCAGGCTTCTCCCAATCCAATTCTACTACCTATTT GCACTGCAATATATCCCCCCCTGAGAAAGACACTTTCCAGTTCTGCAGCAAGCAGCTCCAACAGATTTTTTGGATCCAAGACAGCGCCCCCAATAATAAAG ATCCCATGATCAGCAATCTAATGTGGATGCCCTTTCGAGTTAGCAACAAGCAACTTTCGGCGAAATGTAGACAGAATGGAGTATAA
- the LOC130720083 gene encoding autophagy-related protein 18a-like, with protein MQPQSPSLLRLSFNQNNTCFAAASATGFQVFRINPFTELFRRDFSGSGIGHVEMLFHSNILALVGGGSRPQFPPNKVMLWDDNKGRCFGELSFRSAVRSIRLRRDRIVVVVELKVFVYNIADFKLLHQVETVVNPKGLCAVSQSAESLVLACPGLHKGQVRVDHLAAAQKRRTIFVSAHDSALACLALTLDGKFLATASSKGTLIRVFDSAKGTLLQEVRRGANEADIYSLSFSSTAQWLGVSSDKGTIHIFSLKVDSSEKNCDKSQSSSDSGASITPSRSYFSLIKKGVLPKYFNSEWSFAQFHLHGSSHYTVAFDDQKNTIIILGMDGSLYRCQFDPVHGGEMTQLDYHNFLKPEIAS; from the exons ATGCAACCGCAATCCCCGTCGCTCCTCCGCCTCTCCTTCAACCAAAACAACACCTGCTTTGCCGCCGCCTCCGCCACCGGCTTCCAAGTCTTCCGCATTAATCCATTCACTGAGCTATTCCGGCGAGACTTCTCCGGCAGCGGAATCGGCCACGTCGAGATGCTCTTCCACTCCAACATACTCGCCCTCGTCGGCGGCGGCTCCCGCCCTCAGTTCCCTCCCAACAAAGTCATGCTCTGGGACGACAACAAGGGCAGGTGCTTCGGCGAGCTCTCGTTCCGTTCCGCCGTTCGCTCCATCCGTCTCCGCCGCGATCGGATTGTGGTGGTAGTTGAGTTGAAGGTCTTCGTTTACAACATCGCCGATTTCAAATTGCTTCATCAGGTTGAGACCGTTGTGAACCCTAAGGGGCTTTGCGCGGTTTCGCAGTCAGCTGAATCGTTGGTTCTAGCGTGCCCTGGCTTGCACAAGGGTCAGGTAAGGGTGGATCACTTGGCGGCGGCGCAGAAGAGGAGGACTATTTTCGTTTCGGCTCATGATTCGGCGTTAGCGTGCCTAGCTCTCACGCTTGATGGCAAGTTTCTCGCTACCGCCAGCTCAAAGGGCACGCTCATTCGGGTTTTCGATTCGGCAAAGGGGACTCTCCTTCAGGAA GTAAGAAGGGGCGCAAATGAAGCAGATATCTACAGTTTGTCATTCTCTTCTACTGCTCAGTGGTTAGGAGTTTCTAGTGACAAGGGTACCATCCATATTTTCAGCCTTAAGGTTGATTCTAGTGAAAAGAATTGTGACAAGTCACAAAGTTCATCCGATTCTGGTGCTTCCATTACACCATCCAGATCATATTTCTCATTGATTAAAAAAG GAGTGTTGCCAAAGTATTTCAATTCAGAGTGGTCATTTGCTCAGTTTCACTTGCATGGGAGCTCTCATTACACTGTTGCATTTGATGACCAAAAGAATACCATCATAATTCTTGGCATGGATGGAAG CTTGTATCGATGTCAGTTTGATCCGGTGCATGGTGGAGAGATGACTCAGCTTGATTATCATAACTTTCTAAAACCAGAAATAGCCTCCTGA
- the LOC130721093 gene encoding pyruvate dehydrogenase E1 component subunit beta-1, mitochondrial-like, producing MFAFYIFIIISFILCVLPFHVIASILRQFSSAAKEVLLREALNSALDEEMSADPKVFLMGEELGEYQGAYKITKGLLEKYGLERVLDTPITGAGFTRIGVGAAYYGLRPVVEFMTFNFSMQVRVDLDCFLSSLN from the exons ATGTTTGCTTTCTATATTTTCATCATTATCTCATTCATATTATGTGTGCTTCCATTTCACGTAATCGCTTCTATTCTCAGACAATTCTCTTCCGCCGCCAAAGAGGTTTTGCTGC GAGAGGCTCTCAACTCCGCACTTGATGAGGAAATGTCAGCAGATCCTAAAGTCTTTTTGATGGGTGAAGAG CTTGGGGAATATCAAGGTGCATACAAG ATAACCAAGGGTCTGTTGGAGAAGTATGGCCTTGAGAGGGTTCTTGATACTCCAATCACTGGG GCTGGGTTTACTAGGATTGGAGTTGGCGCTGCTTACTATGGTCTAAGACCTGTTGTGGAGTTTATGACATTTAACTTCTCCATGCAGGTTAGAGTTGATCTTGAttgctttctttcttccttAAACTGA
- the LOC130720629 gene encoding nuclear transcription factor Y subunit B-4-like, producing MGEREAAFNINYNFSDNTAEEDGIIIREQDRLLPIANVGRIMKQILPSNAKISKEAKETMQECVSEFVSFVTGEASDKCHKEKRKTVNGDDVCWALGTLGFDDYADPLKRYLNKYRELDGGRANQNKGNNSGDENNIEGYHNCEGKPPPAPGSSSNPVAMLKLNDRSSVPQSRGF from the coding sequence ATGGGTGAGAGAGAAGCAGCCTTTAATATTAACTACAATTTCAGTGACAACACTGCTGAAGAAGATGGAATCATCATAAGAGAGCAAGATCGATTGCTTCCAATAGCAAACGTGGGGAGGATCATGAAGCAGATCCTTCCTTCAAATGCCAAAATCTCCAAAGAAGCTAAGGAAACCATGCAAGAGTGTGTCTCCGAGTTTGTGAGCTTTGTGACTGGGGAAGCTTCTGACAAGTGTCACAAGGAGAAGCGCAAGACGGTGAATGGTGATGATGTTTGCTGGGCCTTGGGAACACTAGGGTTTGATGACTATGCTGATCCACTGAAAAGGTATTTGAACAAGTACAGGGAATTGGATGGAGGGAGAGCAAATCAGAATAAGGGTAACAACAGTGGTGATGAGAACAATATTGAAGGATATCATAATTGTGAAGGTAAGCCACCACCAGCCCCTGGTTCTTCTAGTAACCCAGTAGCCATGCTCAAACTGAATGATAGGAGCAGTGTCCCACAGTCCAGGGGATTTTGA